The following proteins are co-located in the Anomalospiza imberbis isolate Cuckoo-Finch-1a 21T00152 chromosome Z, ASM3175350v1, whole genome shotgun sequence genome:
- the TMEM252 gene encoding transmembrane protein 252, whose amino-acid sequence MPKGLFIFIHLFMLLLSFSTTCLGVLCMSINSSMCRCGKNKLVFYCLLALGLCLLVTGIFWSTFHEVLKYRALGIFIQNPSHREPHVFTIDRYVLQMNWEGGMLLFKHTMERSNTRFLQNANPVAILLFFCGENCSLKFYLLEQATMSKQPFMQTIPKVRKAKYVLGCIQRSVTNSLREGILLFGCVFMSPHLENLIQIWRPWHRKGMDLLQWVQKSTMKMIRGMEHFSCDDRLRDLELFSPREGSIWFSYFRPDFYPPSYENSIDPEKLVCPLSFASKPKKQEFINIPLPPYSESSARFVSETNEQEQPPPYT is encoded by the exons ATGCCAAAAggtctttttattttcattcatctTTTTATGCTCTTACTCAGTTTCTCTACTACTTGCCTGGGAGTACTTTGCATGTCCATAAATTCCTCCATGTGCAGATGTGGAAAAAACAAGCTAGTATTTTATTGCCTGTTAGCTTTGGGGCTCTGTCTCCTTGTTACTGGCATTTTCTGGAGCACTTTCCATGAAGTCCTGAAATATAGGGCCCTTGGCATCTTCATTCAAAATCCCAGCCACAGAGAACCACATGTCTTCACCATAGACAGGTATGTGTTGCAGATGAATTGGGAGGGAGGGATGCTACTTTTTAAACATACCATGGAAAGAAGCAATACAAGGTTTTTGCAAAATGCAAATCCTGTAgccattttattatttttctgtggaGAGAACTGTAGTCTCAAATTTTATTTGCTAGAGCAAGCAACAATGAGCAAACAGCCATTCATGCAAACAATACCTAAGGTAAGA AAAGCCAAatatgtcctgggctgcatccaaagaaGTGTGACCAACAGtttgagggaggggattctgctcTTCGGCTGTGTCTTTATGAGTCCCCACCTGGAGAATTTGATCCAGATCTGGCGTCCTTGGCACAGAAAGGGCATGGACCTGCTACAGTGGGTCCAGAAGAGCACCATGAAGATGATCAGGGGAATGGAACACTTCTCCTGTGATGACAGGCTGAGAGACCTGGAGTTATTCAGCCCCCGAGAAGGTTCCA tttggttttcttaTTTTAGGCCTGACTTCTATCCTCCCTCTTATGAAAACAGCATAGATCCTGAAAAACTGGTCTGCCCACTGTCATTTGCCTCCAAACCAAAAAAGCAAGAATTCATCAATATTCCTCTGCCTCCATACAGTGAAAGCAGTGCAAGGTTTGTCAGTGAAACAAATGAGCAGGAACAGCCACCACCATACACATAa